A window of Nicotiana sylvestris chromosome 8, ASM39365v2, whole genome shotgun sequence genomic DNA:
CAGAACTTGGCAAACCTTTCCCTTACCTTGAACATCCCTGATATCAACCAACAGAACACAAATGCCCAAAATCCGGCACATCATccaaacacacaaaaccaaaattcacaaaacccTCCTGCACCTCATCAATACACCACACCTCCTcaaaatcctaatcctccacCAGTATCTACCCTTCCacaacatcatcaacatccaACTCAGTATCCATAAACCACCACCTATCACACTCCTCAAAACGCACCACAACCAACCCCTGAtccccaaaactcaaccaatgaccaccatcATGCACAGATTTCTGGAGTCCATCAAAACAATCATATATACGTGGAAACCTTACCCCACACTCCAAAATAAACCTTATACATACCTAAGTCacccgagaaggacctgctcataaAAAATATGGTGGAGGAACTCAAGAAACTTACTGGCCGGGTCCAAAGTGTCGAAGGTGGTAAAGGCATCGATGGTTTAAATTATGAGGATTTTTGTATTCAACCAGACGTAGAgctgccagagggttacaaactacaaaagttcgaaatgttcgacggGACAGGTGATCCAAAGGTACatttgagaacatattgtgacaagcttgtaggGGTTGTCAAGgatgagagaatccgcatgaagttgttcatgaggagtctcaCTAGAGATGccctgtcttggtacatcagtcaaAACCCAAAGAAATGGGTTAATTGGGAGAGCATGGCGTCAGATTTTAAGGACCAGTTCAGGTTTAACATGGAAAATGCACCGGACATTTTCTACATTCAAAATCTTAATAAGAAGCCAACTGAAACtttccacgagtatgctactcgatggagatCTGAAGCTGTGAAAGTAAGACCAGCATTGgaagaagaacagatgaataagttCTTTGTCTGAGCCCAAGATCCGCAGTACTACGAGAGactgatggttattgaaaaccataaattttccgacatcatcaaattGGGAAAAAAGATAGAAGAAGGGATTAAGACCGAAATGGTGACAAATGTTGAAGCACTCCAGGCTACAAACAAAGCCTTGCAGTTAGGGGTATTTCCAAAAAGAAGAAAGCAGGGGCAATGATGGTGGCCCAAGGTCCCAAGTCtcctctcacataccaaacacccccACCCATATATCAGCCTTCACCTTCAAGATACCAACAACCGGCCGCCACTTACCACACTTATAATACCTAGCCAGCATACTACCACTCACCACCAGcctactaaaacttccaaaaacCTAGACCAAATTTCAATCGCAGaccacctagacaatacaccCCAATTGCTGAACCCATAGATCAACTGTATGAGAGACTGAAGGCCACCGGTTATGTCAATCATATTCCCGCTGTTTCTATGGAAAATTCCTCCCAGTGGATTAATCCAAACAAGACATGTGCCTACCACTCGGGCATGAAAGGTCAtactattgatgaatgtcgcACTTTGAAGGATAATATCCAGATGTTGATTGACACCAAAGTTATATAGGCAAAACAGGTTGCACCTAATGTCCATAACAATCCTCTCCCAGATCACAGAGGTGAGGGAGTGAACCTGATAGAGATGGACGAAGAATGGATCCGGAAGGGTCAATTGGACTCATTCGGGAGGGGGATGATCCTAAAACATATCCAATCACCCTCACACCCATTATACTGTAGATTCAAACACCGATTGAAGTCGAGATAGCAAAACCTACTCCATTTGAGGTCAAAGTAACAACGCCCTCAGCCGTGCCAACTCCGTTCAAGGTCGAAGTAACAACACCCTCAGCCACGCCAACTCCGTTTGAGGTGGATTTAACCATACCCTTTACCGTGACGGTACCACCTACACCGTCCTTTAAGTCCAATGCTATACCCTGGGACTATGCTGCGGAAGCAAGAAGGAAAGGAAAGGTAAAAATGGAGGAAACAGGTGCAGCGCAGGATATGACCAGAACCGATAAGGTTTATACACCCGAGCATTTAGGAATAACAAGCAAAGAAGCTGCTTCTAAGtcgcctatcattgagaccggcCCAAACAATCTTTGGAGAAAGGTGCAAGAAAGAGAATATTCTATGGTTGATCATCTGAATAAACCCCTGCTCAAATATCCATTTTATCACTACTGCAAAATTCCGAGGCACACAGGAATTCCCTTATGAAGGTATTGAATGAAGcctatgtacccaataatattaCCAGTGGGGAGATGGCCAATATGTTAGGATAAGtattggagagccataagatcactttTCACGAAGACGAACTGCCGCCCGAAGGACTGATCACAACAGGGCACTGCATATCACAGTGcagtttgaagacaaattcatcgcCAGGGTCTTGATAGATGGGGCTTCAAGTCTCAACATCTATCCATTAACCACTTTAAAGAGGTTGGGTAAGGGTTTGCAAAAGGTACGAGCAGAgagtatgaacgtgaaagcattCGATGGTCCCAAAGGGCCATAATTGGGGAGACCAACCTCTATTTACAGATGGGCCCAACCTGGTTTGATGTCGagttccaagtgctggatatatcTGCAACATACAATCTATTATTGGGATGACCCTAGATACATGTCGTTGATGTCGTAGCTTCCATTCTGCACCAGGctatgaagtttgaatggaattaTCAGGAAGTGATCATCCATGGAAATGGGAGTAATCCTATTTATACCAATCAGATTGTTCCGGTCGTCGAGAAtagaaggaagttgggtggagaaacaTACCATCGCATCGAGCACGTCAAAGTaattgagaaagataaatggtggagcaacaagatagaaagcatattgTTGTGGACAGGGTATGAACCCAACAAGAATCTCCAAGTTATCACCAAACAGGTGCAGCCAAAGCGTTACGGCACAACCTTTGGGCTTGGATATAAGTACACCTGGcaagagtataatgattggtcgccgccatggcatggtccttattaccctcttgagcagccaaCACCACATTTACACCAAACATTTCAACAAACTGATGTGATATGgggatctgaagaagatgaagctttAGTTGGCCTAAGGAATTTATTTCTGGAtaatgaagacatggactgcaatGTGATAGTTAAGGAGGAAGACATTACTATTCATACCATGGAGAAAGGAACTATCCTCAAGAATTGGGGTActgcaccatcccgggcccgccgagttCTTGGGTAGCCCGGCAATTagcataatttatttttaaaagcaatttgagcatttaagacattttcaatattttgtttagaaataattgctcgagtcatcgcCGTACTTGTTTGATGctttcaaaatttatttaatgCATAGCTatttttattcattattatccTTTACGTTTTctctacaacgttattattactcATCTTGATGAACCTATGACTGTGACAtttaatgagacaacgcaacatagggatagtgattcagaggatCTGGAAGACGATGTAATACCTGAGGAATTGTCAGAGAGGTGGAAATTTTTTAAAAcaagcctaagtctaacttggacgaaaccgAGACAGTTAACTTAGGAGATTTCGAATCAGTCAAGGAAACCCGTATAAGTATCACCTATGACCATCAGAGAAAgaagagtacattcatttccTGAAAGAGTATGAAGACatctttgcatggtcttatgatgatatgaccggtctgagcacatccatagtggctcacaattTACCCACCGATCCCATGTGCCCGCCAGTGAAACAGAAGCTCAAAAAATTCaagccagacatgagtttgaagagaaaagaggaagtcactaagcaaatcaaagccaaggttcttaaAGTGGTCgaatatccaacctggttagccaacatcgtggcGGTTCCAAAGAAAGAGGGGAAGGTCAGGGTATCTGTcgattatcgggatttaaatagagcaagttccaAAGATGATTTCCCATTGCCTAATATGCATATActaatcgacaattgtgccaagcatgaactccagtcttttgtggattgctttgTGGGGTattatcagatctggatggacaaaGAGGATGCCGAAAATACCGCCTTTATCACTATGTAGGGGATGTATTGTAATAAGATGATGTTGTTTGGCCTGAAGAATGCTggagccacttacatgagagctatgacgaCCATTTCCCATGACATGATTCACAAAGAagtagaggtgtacgtggatgacatcatcatcaaatccaaaagaaGCACAAATCATATAGCAGACTTGAAGAAATTCTTTAATCGCTTcgaaggtacaatctgaaactgaatcttTTGGAGTCCCTGCCAGAAAATTGCTAAGTTTCATCGTCAGTCGCCGAGGTATTGAACTAGACCTGTCAAAGGTTAAAGCTATCCAAGACTTGCCACCTCCAAAGagcaagaaagatgtgatgagtttcttagggcatctcaactacatcagccgttTCATAGCGCGATCAACTGTGatttgtgaaccaattttcaaaatgttgaagaaagatgctgcaacaAGTTGGACTGAAGAATGTCACAAAGCTTTTGACgaaatcaaggaatacttgtctaCACTACCAGTACTGGTCCCGCCGGAACCTGgaagacctttgctactctatttgtCTGTACTAGATGGGGCTTTTGGTTGTGTCTTGGGACAACACAAcgagacaggaagaaaagagcaggcCATATACTATTTGAGTGAGAAGTTCACACCTACGAAGCACGGTATTCTTTGCTGGAACACACCTGCTACGCTTTAACATGGATAGCtcaaaagttgaggcattacttctatgcctacactacatatctcatatcaaggatggatcctctaaagtacatttttcagaaacccatgcctacgaggaagttggcaaaatggcaaatactattgagtgaatttgacatcatctatgtaactcagaaggcaatcaaatgGCAAGCATTGGTGGATGATCTTGTAGAAAATCTTGTAGgtggagaatacgaaccactgaaaacgtattttcccggtgaagaggtatcgttcataggagaagatattaccgaaacatatgacggttggagaatgattttcgatggagctgcaaatttcaaaggagtgtgTATTGGAGCTGTCTTAGTATCAGAAACAGGTCAGCACTATCCAGTATCCGCAAAGCTCAGATTCccgtgtaccaacaacatggcagaatacgaggcctgcatcttaggactcataTTAGCCatcgacatgaacgttcaggaactacaggtaattggtgattcagacCTTTTGGTACATCAGGTTTTAGGAGAATGGGCTAAAAAGAATACCAAGATATTGTCGTATCTTTACTATGTACAAGAGTTGatgaagagattcacaaagatagaatgcattggctactttatcttccatgatacaacaACCAAACAAGATTTTCATCGACCCTATCCCGGTAGGTATCCAACGTCAGTCGGCGTATTGTTCTCATGTTGAAGAACAAACCGATGGAaatccatggttccacgatatcaaagaatatttggcaaaaggagaatacccggagcacgCAAACCATAatcagaaacgcacactccgaAGATTGGCcaaccatttcttccaaagtggagGAATTCTGTACAGAAAGACTCCAGATCTAGGATTATTACGGTGTGTCGATGCCAAGGAAGCATCCAAACTGCTCGAAGAGATACATGCCGAAacttgcggaccacacatgaacGATTTTGTTGTAGCCAAAAAGATATTAAGAGcaagatatttttggatgacaATGGAAACGGATTGCATCAAATATGTTCAAAAGTGTCATCAATTCCAAGTACATGCAAATATGATACGAGTGCCACCAAAtaaactcaatgcaacaagtgcaccttggcatttctctgcttggggaatggatctCATCGGTCCGATCGAACcttctacttcaaatgggcataggttcattctaatGGCCAtagattacttcacaaaatgggttgaagttgcatcttacaaagctgtaactaaGAAAATCATCACAGATTTTGTTagagatcgtattgtttgccgattcggagtgCCAGAATCCATCATCACCAACAACGCTACCAACCTCAACAGTGAATTAATGAAAtatatgtgtgaaaccttcaaaatcaagcataagaattccacagcaTACAAGCCTCAAATGAATAGAGCTGTGGAGTTcaccaacaagaacatcaagaaaataCTGAGAAAGATGGTAGACAATCacaagcaatggcatgagaaattaccatttgccttATTGGGATATCGTACCACAGCTCACACATCGACCGGGGTAACCCCCTACTTGCTGGTCTATGGTACTGAAGTTGTCATTCCCGCCGAAGTCAAAATTCTTTCTTTAAGAATTATACAAGAAGCGGAACTCAGTGACGCAGAATAGATTCGGAGGCGCTATGAACAATTGGTTCTCATTGacgggaaaagaatgaatgcattATGCCATGGtaaactttatcagaacagaatgtctagagttttgaacaaaagggtcagacctagacagttcacaccggggcagctagtgcTGAAGCGAATCTTTCCAtatcaggatgaagccaaagggaagttttcACCCAACTAGCAAGATCCCTACATGGTTCACATAGTACTAATAgcaggagcactcatacttgcagaaatggatggagaaatttggctaaaacctatcaaatcagacgcagtcaagagatattatgtttagGATTGTTTACATTTCTTCACTTGATGTAActaaactatgcttgacctgattcccatttaagaggggatacgtaggcagccttgtgggttcggtcacattttaataaattcttcatttttccatagtcagaaactggggcagaattttgaggaggaccctcaaaattctgaagcaaGTCCATCTGATTTCGTCATACAAAGAACGGTCAaataattgctttcaaaatggggcagaattttgaggaggaccctcaaattcTAAAGCAAGGAGGTCGCGATGTCTTTAAAATATgccacagtcattggttcatctaacCTACTTGATATCGCATACCACtatatttttaaaacaattatatttatcaaatgcatgcatatttttcgaaaattttatttcTATGATAGTCAGACGTTACCCAGGGTAACTCAAACAGTATCTCAAGATAGGAGCACAGGCAAAGAAGAAGACAAAAGCATGAACCAACCTTCCCCCACAGAACTCACAATTTTTTTTGAATGCAGGAATAATAAGACAACAATATTAGCGGATACATCAAGACACCGCCTTCAAGACAACAAATTATCTAGCATGAACATCTTCAGCTAAGAAATACTTTTCCATTTGTCTCTAtcccttgcatgaggctaagcattgcctccctaattgcataaggctaagtactgCCTTTTCTTACATCGAGACTATGAATTGTCTCTttttcctgcataaggctaagcattgcctccttaattgcataaggctaagcacgaCCTTTTcttgcatcgagactaagcattgtctccttttcctgcatgaggctaaacaCTGTCTCCCtaattacataaggctaagcactgccttcccctATATGAGATTAATCATTATCTCCTATTTGCaggaggctaagccctgcctccctaattgcatgaaACTAAACATTATCAATCTCCTCTTCtcacatgaggctaagcactgcctccctaattgcataaggcaaagcactgcctttccttgcatcgagactaagcattgtctcttccttgcatgaggctaagcattgcctccctaattgcatgaggctaagcactgccttcccctatatgagactaagcattgtctcctatttgcatgaggctaagccatgcctccctaattgcatgagactaagcattgtttcctcttcttgcatgaggctaagccatgcctccctaattgcatgagactaagaattgtctcctcttcttgcatgaggctaagcactgcctccctaattgcataaggctaagcactgtcttttcctgcatgagactaagcattgcctccctaattgcataaggctaagaactgtctttctttgcatgagactaagcattgtctcccattTGAATGAGGCTAAGTCCTGCCTTCCTaattgcataagtctaagcactGTCTTTTCCTTAAGATTAAATACTATCTCCACTATGCTATCTGAAACTGAGCATTATCCTCTATTCACCTGGGGCTAAGCACTGCCCTCATCTTACACAAGACTAAGTCTTGTCTTGTTTCATTTTGCATATGACCAAGTATTATATCTTTGCATTTCATAGGCTGAAACATCGCCattttgtccaaaggcgtcatagtctgaaggcatcatcctcatagctggaagacatcattccatggcctgaggatctctcaataatgcacatcattattcaaaggcgtcatggtttagagacaccattctcatggcccgaggacatcatttcatggcatgcgaatcccTTATCGCATGACTCATGGcccgggacgtcatggtctaaggacatcatcctcaccgtccaaagataaccttcatggtccaaagtgaattttatcatgtttaaattctcgcaataatccatatatatttgcatgcatcatgttttaagttttgcatgtAACCCAAGAAGTAATCGTTCTTCAAACGAGAGAAATCTTCACTCCAGTTTCTGTTCATAACGTTCACATCATGCAATTGTTTCAAACATAACCGACCACCTGTAATTCCTCACCTTTTACTCCATGCCCATTTAGATATTTGCCATGTGATACATCCGTAACGTCTCAAATTCACATTCATGACTTCGCATAAATCTATCCGATACTATCCttcccaaaaaaatattttccaaaacatacGACCATTCCTACAACAATTCCATCGGTTTTGTTCACTATTGGATCCAGAACTATACACGGCCTGATTCCCGTAacaccaaggatatgtaggcaactcaggaaCTAGGGTTCGACCTCTATTTCCAAATCACATCATTCCTCATTCGACTCggccaaaattggtcatcattttctttacccgacaactctttcatcattcccgggtaaagggggacaactgttgatacccaattttgcgctcatattttcttaaatagtatatatactttcaaaacatCATTTTTGCATCATTATTTTGGCTTATAAACATGTACGagcatttttcataatttttagagCTTTTAAATTgatttcatgtatttaaattacttgaataatTATTAGTTACTCCTTCAAACTATTTTGTGAGGACTTAGTTACCTAAACTTATTATTTGCATCTATAATATATGTTTCAaatatttttaccttattttatgTAATtacattagtatttttaagctatttGCACAATTTTGTAGTAATAGCCCATATTCAGTGAGATTTTTGCCATTTTTGTTTCTcgtctaaactagggtttcctagATTTGTCCTAAAACTGATTCTAATTGATTTTGCATTctatattttccttattttgtgTTTAATTTAATGTATTTCCTTATTTCATGTATTAATCTTTAACTACTATATAAACATCTCCCCTTAATCCCCTTAAATAGACTTTTCGAACCTCCTAATCATTGTTATTATTCTCACTATTCCCCTCTTTTAGTCACTCACTCACTGTTACACTCGAATACTCTCTAAAATCGTTGAATTCTgggccagctgaaagccaaggccattaAACGACCTCCTCTGATGCAAGCACTGCTCGGAGCCCATTCTCGAGGCTCTTGTGAACTCTGAAGCATCGAAGACCTGGGATTCTTGCTATTATGCTCTTTATTTCTCTTTGATTTTGCTACTGGTTAGAGCTTTTAAACTCTTTCAATGTtaaatttctttctttctttccgcaTACCTATATGTGTTTGAATTACATGAGCATGATTTAACTATGATAATGCTTAATACTCCTTTGTTATTCTGTGATAATTGAACACATGAGAGAGCTTACTGCTTCGTCCTTAGCTTGTGTTATACTAATATGTATAATTCACTACGATTTGCACTTCTATATTGATTGTTTAATTTTTATGATTTCTGTAACTCTAGCATCTGAATATGTTCAGTTTGAGCTTCAGTGCCA
This region includes:
- the LOC138875717 gene encoding uncharacterized mitochondrial protein AtMg00860-like; the protein is MMLFGLKNAGATYMRAMTTISHDMIHKEVEVQSETESFGVPARKLLSFIVSRRGIELDLSKVKAIQDLPPPKSKKDVMSFLGHLNYISRFIARSTVICEPIFKMLKKDAATSWTEECHKAFDEIKEYLSTLPVLVPPEPGRPLLLYLSVLDGAFGCVLGQHNETGRKEQAIYYLSEKFTPTKHGILCWNTPATL
- the LOC138875718 gene encoding uncharacterized protein; the protein is MDSSKVEALLLCLHYISHIKDGSSKKAIKWQALVDDLVENLVGGEYEPLKTYFPGEEVSFIGEDITETYDGWRMIFDGAANFKGVCIGAVLVSETGQHYPVSAKLRFPCTNNMAEYEACILGLILAIDMNVQELQNALATLSSMIQQPNKIFIDPIPVGIQRQSAYCSHVEEQTDGNPWFHDIKEYLAKGEYPEHANHNQKRTLRRLANHFFQSGGILYRKTPDLGLLRCVDAKEASKLLEEIHAETCGPHMNDFVVAKKILRARYFWMTMETDCIKYVQKCHQFQVHANMIRVPPNKLNATSAPWHFSAWGMDLIGPIEPSTSNGHRFILMAIDYFTKWVEVASYKAVTKKIITDFVRDRIVCRFGVPESIITNNATNLNSELMKYMCETFKIKHKNSTAYKPQMNRAVEFTNKNIKKILRKMVDNHKQWHEKLPFALLGYRTTAHTSTGVTPYLLVYGTEVVIPAEVKILSLRIIQEAELSDAE